The window TTATCCGGCGCATCAATGGGCTTTCTAACATCGACGAAGTGCGAGACATCGTCTTTAACGCCAGCTATCTGGTGCTCGGTTTAGGTGACGTTTATCTTGGAGCGCCTGTCGCCACGCCGCTCGATCCGCGACATCGACTCGTGACCACCAAATACAATCCGGCCCGCACCTGGACGCCGGAAAACGCGGTCGGCATCGGCGGCGCCTACATGTGCGTCTATGGAATGGAAGGGCCGGGCGGCTATCAATTCGTTGGGCGCACCGTGCAGATGTGGAACGCTTGGCGTGCGACTTCTAACTTCACTGGCGGCAAACCGTGGCTGCTGCGTTTCTTCGATCAAGTGCGCTTCTATCCGGTGACGGCGGGCGAGCTTTTGCAGCATCGGGCTGATTTTTTGAATGGCCGGTTTGTGGTTAGAACCGAGGAGGAAACTTTCCGGCTCGCCGATTACACGGCATTTTTAGAACGCGAGTCGGATTCGATTGCGGAGTTTCGTTTGAAGCAGCGCAGTGCCTTTGCCGAGGAGCGCGACCGCTGGGTGGCTGCCGGTCAAAATATCGCGGCCAGTGAGCCAGAACCCGAGATCATTTCCGAGGAACTCGTCCTGCCGCCGGGTGGACGCGCGGTGGCAGCGCATTTGCCGGGCAGCATCTGGCAGGTGCTGGTGAATGAGGGCGAGACTGTGGCCGAGGGCGACAAATTGCTCATTATCGAATCCATGAAGATGGAAACGGCCATTACGGCTCCTTGCGCGGGACTGGTTAGTCAGTTGTTAGTCGCCAAGGGTCGCACCGTCGATCCGGGGCAGAACTTGCTTGTACTGATAGAAACCTAACCCGCCGCACCTTTCGACTTATAGGCGCGCCAGCCGCCAAATTCCGTGATCTCCCGCTGGCCTTCGCACAGAATCGGCTCTGCTAGTACTCCCAGGACTTCCACTCCGCTTTGCAGCAAGACTTTTCCGATGCTAAGGCCGGGCGGTTCCTTCAACAAAATATCCGCAAGCCCGGCGGGCGGCACGGCCCAGACTTCCAAAGCCACGGAGACACCGCCGGTCGCGACTCGCACCATTCCGGGGTGACGATCCCCGATGGAGTAGAGTCGATAGGCGGGCACGGTGGCGTCTTCGCGAACGAAAACCGCTCCTGCGGCCAGCATGTTGGGGTTGAGTTCCAGGCCGCGCATGAGCGTGCCGTTGACAGCGAGGTGGACGAGTTTTTCGGACATTTCGCAGAGTGCATTCCGTGGCTTTTCTACGTCAAGCGGGGAATGGAAAATGGCACGCTTGCACTGTGTAATTTCGGAGTAAGCTAATGTTATGCGTATCGACCGGTTTACCACAAAAATGCAGGAGGCGCTGCAAGCGGCTCAGGATCTCGCCTCGAAATCCGACCACTCCCAGATCGACAACGAGCATTTTCTCCTCGCGCTGCTCGGGCAAAGCGACGGCGTGGCGCGTCCGCTGCTCGAAAAGCTGGGCGTCTCCGTTTCCAGCCTCGAACAGCGGCTCGAAGATGCGCTGGCGAAGCGGGCGAAAGTCTCCGGCGGCGCACAGGCCGGGCTGACTTCCGAGCTGACGCAGGTGCTGAATGCCGCTGAGGGCGAGATGACGAAACTCAAGGACGAATACACCAGCGCGGAGCATTATTTGCTGGCTCTGGCGGACTCGAAAAACTCGGTGGCGAGATTGCTGTCCGACTCCGGTGTAAAGCGCGACGGGCTGATGAAAGCGCTGGTGGAATTGCGCGGCTCGCAGCGAGTGACGGATCAAAATCCCGAGGGGAAATATCAGACGCTGGAGAAATATGGGCGCGACCTGACCGCCGCCGCGCGCCGTGGGAAGATCGACCCGGTGATCGGGCGCGATAACGAGATTCGCCGCGTGATGCAGGTGCTCTCGCGCCGCACAAAAAACAACCCGGTGCTGATCGGAGAACCGGGCGTGGGCAAGACCGCGATCGCGGAAGGATTGGCGAGAAGAATCGTCAGCGGCGACGTGCCAGAATCGCTCAAGAACAAGCGCATTATTAGCATGGACATCGGGTCGATGATCGCGGGTGCGAAATACCGCGGAGAATTCGAGGATCGGCTGAAGGCGTTTCTCAAGGAAGTGACCGATTCGCAGGGAGAGATCATTCTTTTCATCGACGAGTTGCATACGATTGTAGGCGCGGGAGCGAGCGAGGGGGCGGTGGATGCGTCGAATATGTTGAAGCCACAACTGGCGCGCGGCGAGTTGCGGACGATTGGCGCGACGACGCTCAATGAATACAAGAAATACATCGAGAAGGACGCTGCGCTGGAACGCCGTTTTCAGCCGGTGCTGGTCGGCGAGCCAAGCGTGGAGGACACGGTGGCGATCTTGCGCGGATTGAAAGAACGCTACGAAGTACATCACGGCGTGCGCATTCAAGATTCCGCGTTGGTGGCGGCGGCGGTGCTCTCGAATCGCTACATCTCGGATCGTTTTCTGCCCGACAAAGCCGTCGATCTGGTCGATGAGGCGGCGTCGCGGTTAAAGATCGAAATCGAATCGATGCCGACTGAACTCGACGTGATCGAGCGCTCGATCATGCAGGACGAAATGGAGCGTCAGGCGTTGCTCAAAGAGACCGATCCGGCGAGCAAGGAACGGCTGGCCAAGATCGAGCGCGAGCTGGCAGACCTGCGTGAAAAATCCAGTGCGCTCAAGGCCGAATGGCAAAAAGAAAAATCCGTTCTCGCCGATCAGCGCAAGGCCAAGGAGCAACTCGAGGCGCTGCGCACCGAGCTGGAGCAAGCCCAGCGGCGGGGCGATCTGGCAAAGGCGAGCGAGATTCAATACGGTCGCATTCCCGATCTCGAAAAACAGTTGGAAGCGGACGATGTTCATTCGAAAAATCCGGCGCGATTGTTGCGCGAGGAAGTAACCGAGGAGGACATCGCGCAAGTGGTCGCGAGCTGGACCGGCATTCCCGTTTCACGTTTGCAGGAAGGTGAGCGGCAGAAGCTTGTGCAGATGGAGGAACGCCTCGGGCAGCGCGTCATCGGGCAGCGTCAGGCGATCAAAGCGGTGGCGAATGCGGTGCGGCGTTCGCGAGCGGGTTTGCAGGACGAAAATCGCCCCATCGGCTCGTTCATTTTCCTGGGGCCGACCGGGGTGGGAAAGACGGAACTCAGCCGCGCGCTGGCCGAGTTTCTCTTCGATGACGAGAGCGCCATAATCCGCATCGACATGAGCGAGTACATGGAGAAACACACCGTCGCCCGCTTGATTGGAGCGCCTCCGGGTTACATCGGTTACGAGGAGGGCGGGCAACTCAGCGAGGCCGTTCGTCGCAAGCCGTATTCGGTGATTTTGTTCGACGAAATTGAGAAGGCGCACGCGGACGTTTTCAACGTCCTTCTGCAAGTGCTGGATGACGGGCGCATCACGGACGGGCAGGGGCGCACGGTGGATTTCAAGAACGCGGTCATCATCATGACATCGAACATCGGGTCGCAATTCATCCTCGAAGCTGGCGACAATGCCGAGCAGCGGGAGGCGCTCGTCATGGAGGCCTTGCGCCGCCATTTCCGACCGGAGTTCCTCAATCGCATCGACGAGACGATCATCTTCGACCGGCTCACGGAATCGGACCTAACTCAAATTGTCGATATCCAAGTGGCTCGCCTGACCAAACGACTCGCGAGTCAGAAGCTCACCCTGCGTCTCACCGACGCCGCGCGGCACGTTTTGGCCACCGACGGCTACGATCCCGCCTATGGCGCGCGTCCGTTGAAACGCACCATCCAGAGGGAAATCCTGGACCCTCTCAGTCTGGAAATTCTCGACGGACGGTTTCTGGAAGGTCAGACTATCGAGGCCGATGCGGTGGAAGGAAAAATTGTCTTCCGCAGCGTGTGACGGGCCACTCTGGCAGAGAATAGGCGTTGATCTTTTAGACGAGGGGTGGAATCCTCCCATCCGCCGCCGCTGTGGCGAAATGGCAGACGCACCGGACTTAAAATCCGTTGGGATTCACCTCCCGTGCCGGTTCGAGTCCGGCCAGCGGCACCCTATCTCAGAGTAATTCTTAGGCTAAATGTCCTTAAGGGGGGATGCGTTGACCCGAGCCGGTTCAATCAGCCGGCAAAGCTGTTCTCCATCAATCAGCTCCAGCGGTTTACCTTGAGCAAGTGCTCCGGCATCTGGGGGCATCTGGGGTATAAACTCCACTGGTGACGAAAATAGCGCCGTCAGCTTTCTCAGCGACCATGATTCCATACAGCTCACGCCTCCGCCATTTTCAGTGACGCCAAAGCCCTGTCTGCAGTTGCCTCACCATTCAGCAATTCGAACTGTGCCAACTCAAATCCCCATACAGTGACGGCTATAAATGGGCCGGTTTTTCCAACGATACGAGACAGGAAAAAGCGGCTAATGCCTACTGAAAAAGAGCGTGGATCTTATTGAAAATTGCGGTTTCCTTCGTCGCAAATTGCAGCAGACGATATTGCGCAGGAATTGTCTGCTAATTCGGCAGAACGAATAGTCTCCCGTCGCCCGCTCCTAACGAAAGCTGTAGTCCCTCAAGCTCCGGGCTGTCATCGATAACCGGGTTTAGCTGGCCAGTCGCTTTGTCCACTTCCATCACTTGAGTCGGGTCGGCTTCAAACTCGACCGTCGGCCATGCCGTGTAGGAGTAGTTGTGGTTGAGGATGAGCACGGCCCGTTTTCCGTCCTTACCCTTAAAGGCTCCCACGATGAATTCCCCTTCCGGGTCGCCGTGGACTTTGGTAATCGATTTGACCGGCGATCCGGCCAGCGTCTTGGCGGTCCTTTTGCCAGTATTCACCCGGTAAACTCCAGTACTCGTCAGGCTCATCAGAGTCGGCCCCAAGTGCTTCAGTTCACCGTTGATCCGCCTCGCTTCGTCCCAATGTCGGGTTTTCCGCCCCTCTGCGGTGATGAGCGCGCCCCCTTTAGGAAACTCGCCTTTTCCTGCCGCACCTTTTCCCGGAGTCCAGTAGCAAAAATACAAAACCCCTTTGGCTCCGTAGGCGACAGACGTGTAAATCTGCCAGCGGATCTGGGCCTCGGTCGGGTCGATCCTGTCGTTGAACGGCATGGAGTAGAAGAAATTCCAAAAAGGAATGCCCGCGAGCAACGAGTGCTTGCGCATGGTTTCCAGATTCTCGCAATACGACTCCCTCGTATCCTGCTCGGGCCTCATTGATGGATAGTGGTCCATCGACAAGACCTGTGGCTTTACATCGCGAACGAACTTCGCCACGTAGTCATCGTAGTTTCGGGCGCCAAGCTGCTCGGGTGTCGCGTAGTTCGGAAACAGATTGATGTAACCCAATCGTCCCGGACGAGCCTTGTAGATCGCCTGCATATTTTTGGCAAGGGCCGGGAAGACCTTCGCGTTTGGCTCATCAATCATCAAATATCCCCAGCAAGCCTCGTCCTCGGGAAATGTGTCCGGCGATCCAGTGGCATTCACGATGGCCTTCAACCCGTTTAGTTTGCACAGCTCCAGCTGCTTGGGGATGTCTGGGGTAGAAATCGCGATAACCAAGCTAAGATTCGCTTCGGCGATGTCTTTGTAATAGGTGGCCCCATCGGCATCGGAGGCGGGCGGCTCCACCCACAAGCCAATCGCAAAACGGTCTTGGACAAATCCCGGAGCTGCCGTTTGCGCCATGGTGATCGAACCGCAACCAAGACATAGCGCCATGGCACCTAGAGCCAGCAACTGACGGAAAATGCCTCGTAGAGAGGTTGGGTAGAATGGATTGACTGCGAAGTGCCGGGTTTCGTCTGTCATAAGTTTATTTCGGGTTTTAGATGAAGAGTCTCCCCGCGAGTGTGTTATGCGCCTTGCGATTAATAAAAGCGTTTTGCTCTGTAGCATTGCCTCTATGGCACTGGCGACAACTGAACAGATTGACGCGCCCGAATGAAAGAATGTCGGGATATCCTTGAACGCGTTTGAAACGACTTGGGTATCGAGGAATATCGGCATTGATTAAAGTAGCGCTACTTACCTAGGAAGACAAAGACCCCAGTTTGGCGCGGAGTCAGCATTATACGTTATTATGAACGAATAGATGCACTTGCTGCGTACAACCCTTTAATCAGACAACATCGCCTGAATCATTGAAGGCGCGTGTCCTTCCAGGCGGTTGTTCACAAAAAGAAATGACTTCCGATTCCTGCCTTGGCTCGCTCAATGAGGGTCTTGCCAGCCGCCCTCGCGTCATTGTTGACCTCTTTGATGCTGTTGTAGGGACTGAATGTTCACCGCCTGTGCATAAGAGCGGCCGGGCTTTAACAAAAAGCGCGCTACCACAAAGTCTGTCGTCTGGCTGCCGTCCATTGCCAGTTGTTCGGAAAGCGGTGGCATTCGACTCCATAAGTTGAAAACATGCGCCGCTTGATGCGAGCGCATGCGGGCAAAGTGTTCCGGGCGTGCAGGAGTGATTTGTTGCGAATCTCCACCCCATACTGCCAGGCTGCCGGCAAACTCCCAAGAAACCGGTCCATGGCCTCTACTAAGTCCCGATCGTGCTCAAAATCGCTCGGATGAAACTGGCTAAACTCAAAAATCAGAACACCCATGAATGAAACATACCGGGACAGGGTGTCAGGAATAGTTCCTCAAACTTTTCCGCATTGAGAAAATTGGGATTGATCTTCCCTGCCTTGGAGTATAGCGTCTTTTTTATGGTCTGTTAAAATATAGGGCCGGGGGAAAATAAGGGTTCTCGTCTTGGGAAGAAGATGAAGAAAGGGGGGGAGGGCGATGATTTTTACCAGAAGAGTAGGGTAGATAAACGGCAACGGAAACATACTTCCCTCGTAGCGATACGGACTTAATATCCGCTGGGATTCACCTCCCGTGCCGATTCGTCCGGCCAGCGGCACTTTTTACAAAGCTGATAGAGAAGGGAGAGCGAAAGAGGTCATTCAGGTGCCTTGTTAGCTCCTTACAATAATTTTCTCTGTCCGGGGGGGCGAGCCAAACCGACCAAATCGTATCGTTGGCAACTGCGACGCCTTTCCCCTTGGAGGCCACCGGACCGGGACGCATCTTAAACACCGGTAGTTTAGGGCCTCCGCCCGGCAGCACATCATATTTCTCCTGATCTTTTTCCAGCAGTAGATAAGCGGAAAATTCGCCGCCGGGACGCTCCCCGATCATGATCTCCATATTATAACTTATCCCGGCACGAACTTCGATCAATTCACTCGCCACTGCCTTCATCCCACCATAGTGGTAGCTCTTCTTGTCTGCTCCCGGCGTGAGCGCTTGCAGGCTGCCGTCCAGCACCAGGCGATTCTCGAAGCGTACCAGCAATATATCATCTGCAGCTCCTACAAAACGATATCTCCCGCTGACCGATGGCGACACTTTACCTCGGTAAAGGACTACCCACCGCTTCGGCTGCACTTTGTCACCCAGTCCAAAGGCCTTGGTGGCCTTGATCTCCGGGATAAAAATGTGCGAGGCGTAGAGAGGCGATGGCCCGTGGAAATAGGATCGCAGCATCGTATCATTCATGCCGGAATTGATTACACTCCGCAGAACTTCGTCATAATTTTTGTTCGTGGGCTCATTAATGCCTGGGTAGCCATCTTTTTCACCGGGGGCAGGGAACATTTTCGTCGGTTTGCCCCGGTTGTCTTGCTTCAGATCATAAAATACTCCCTCCAGGCCCCCGTCCTCATTTGCCTTGGCATTACCAAAGACGGAACCCTCACCCCCTGAGCCGCCGGAGGTGGTATGAAGGGTGGATTGGAGAGAGGTCGTGGAACTCAGTGTCCGCGATATATTCGGCAGTGATCCAAGTTGCGAGGGCAGGGTTATACTGGCTTGCGACATGGAATTCATTGAGGTAATGACCGACATTGAGGAAGCACTCTGAGTGGGTAGTGGAGGCGTGATCGCGCTGGACAGCGCCATGTTTTGCGAGGGAGGCGTGGAGATCTCGACCTCACTATTAACGAAGGAGCCCCCGCCTTGGGCAACAAAGTCATCGTCCTTGTGCTTATCGAACAACACGACGACGCCGACTAACATGATCAAAATCAAATGCAATAAAAGGGCACACCAGAAAAGCGGGAATTACCAGTTTGCCATAAAAAACGTGTTGAAAGTTATTATAGGCGATATTCATGAAAAGTTAAGGAGTGACTGTGCTCATTTCGAGGCCATGGTTCCATTTGAGAAACTGGCATGTCATTTCCGGGCCTTTGGCAGACATTTGCCGTCCACCCACCGGCCTTTGATCAGAATCTGACGCGAAATCAAAGCCTCCCCATGGGCGTTATCGTGAATCAACGACAATGCCACCAATACCGCCACCCGGCCGATTTCTCGCGCATTTTGATCTATCCCCGCATCGATCGGGCAATCGTGTACCGTCACCGTGGCCAGGCCGATATCCTCCGGCACGCGATACCCTGCCTTTTTCAACATGGCTGGAATGGCTGCCAATTCCGTGATGATGGCATCGGGTTTTTCTTTTTCCAGCCAAGCAGTGAAGGCCGTTTGATATTTGGAAATCTCGCGAGCATGAAGCATGAATGGCGGAATCCGTGTCTCGGCTGGACAATCCATCAGCTGCGCCCATAAGAACCCGGCACCGTAGGACCACTCACGGTAAACCTCGCCGACAAATGCAATCCGCCGAT is drawn from Chthoniobacterales bacterium and contains these coding sequences:
- the clpB gene encoding ATP-dependent chaperone ClpB, which produces MRIDRFTTKMQEALQAAQDLASKSDHSQIDNEHFLLALLGQSDGVARPLLEKLGVSVSSLEQRLEDALAKRAKVSGGAQAGLTSELTQVLNAAEGEMTKLKDEYTSAEHYLLALADSKNSVARLLSDSGVKRDGLMKALVELRGSQRVTDQNPEGKYQTLEKYGRDLTAAARRGKIDPVIGRDNEIRRVMQVLSRRTKNNPVLIGEPGVGKTAIAEGLARRIVSGDVPESLKNKRIISMDIGSMIAGAKYRGEFEDRLKAFLKEVTDSQGEIILFIDELHTIVGAGASEGAVDASNMLKPQLARGELRTIGATTLNEYKKYIEKDAALERRFQPVLVGEPSVEDTVAILRGLKERYEVHHGVRIQDSALVAAAVLSNRYISDRFLPDKAVDLVDEAASRLKIEIESMPTELDVIERSIMQDEMERQALLKETDPASKERLAKIERELADLREKSSALKAEWQKEKSVLADQRKAKEQLEALRTELEQAQRRGDLAKASEIQYGRIPDLEKQLEADDVHSKNPARLLREEVTEEDIAQVVASWTGIPVSRLQEGERQKLVQMEERLGQRVIGQRQAIKAVANAVRRSRAGLQDENRPIGSFIFLGPTGVGKTELSRALAEFLFDDESAIIRIDMSEYMEKHTVARLIGAPPGYIGYEEGGQLSEAVRRKPYSVILFDEIEKAHADVFNVLLQVLDDGRITDGQGRTVDFKNAVIIMTSNIGSQFILEAGDNAEQREALVMEALRRHFRPEFLNRIDETIIFDRLTESDLTQIVDIQVARLTKRLASQKLTLRLTDAARHVLATDGYDPAYGARPLKRTIQREILDPLSLEILDGRFLEGQTIEADAVEGKIVFRSV
- a CDS encoding gamma-glutamylcyclotransferase, translated to MSEKLVHLAVNGTLMRGLELNPNMLAAGAVFVREDATVPAYRLYSIGDRHPGMVRVATGGVSVALEVWAVPPAGLADILLKEPPGLSIGKVLLQSGVEVLGVLAEPILCEGQREITEFGGWRAYKSKGAAG